From the genome of Leptolyngbya sp. 'hensonii':
CAGTTTTTATCACTGGATTGGCCAGGAAATTTTTCAAATCCTCGGCAGAGTTCAGGAGCTCAAGCAAGAAATTGACATCTTGCGCCACCTGCTCAACCAGATTACCGGATTGAGCCGCTGACATTAAAGCCTGAGCATAGGGCTCCATGATTTCGGCAGCCAGAATGCCTTTCATCAGCGACCTCCCAGAGTAGCAATACTGCGGTCAATCAAGCGCTGCTGGGCCGATTCATTTAAGTTACCGGCCAACTGAGACTCAACCCGCTGCAACGCCAGAGCAGCAACCCGGCGACGCAATTCTAAAATAGCCCGCTCCTGCTCCGTATTAATATCCTGAACCGCCGTTTCACGAACGCGCTGCACATCCCGCTCGGCCTGAGCCAGAATAGCTTCTCTGGCTGCCTTAGCCGCTTCCTCTGCCGAAGCACGAATCCGTTCCGCCTCAGCCTGAGCCTGAGCCAACTTCTGTTGCTCTTCCGCTAGGGCAGCAGCAGCGTCCTTGCGGCGCTCCTCAGCAGCTCTAATCGCGGCTTCGATCGTTGAAGTACGGTCAGCCAGGATACCGCCTAGAAACTTACGACCCAGGTAGACCAGCAAGCCGATCACGATCGCTAAATTAATCAGATTTGTTTCCAGGAGGTTGAAATTCAGGCCAAAGCCTCCTTCACCAGTTGCTTCAGCCAGTTCAGAGCTGATAGCACCAGCCTCCACAGCCAGCAATACAAAGAATCCCATAATTTAAATCCGAGACTGTAACGCTCTACTAAAGCTTCAAGCTTTTAACCTATCCAAGCTGAACCGACCCTCTAAAGCGAGTAGCCATCAACAAGCTAACCAACCAGTTCAGCACCGAGCAGCTTCTCCAGGATCTGACGGCTCAGATTATCCACCTGACCTTCCAGAGAAGTCAGCGCAGCCTGCTTCTGAGTATCAATTTCTCGTTGGACCTGTTCCCGCTGAGCCTGGGCCTCTCGCTGAGCCTCAGCAACTTGTTGAGCAGCAACTTTATCGGCATCAGCTTGGGCTGACGCGATCGTGGCCTGATACTGCTTACGAGTTTCAGCCAGTTCTTGCTCGTACTGCTTTGCCAATTGCTCCGCCTTGGCCAGACGCTCCCGAGCCTCAGTTTCATTCTTCCGAATGTATTCGTTCCGCTCGTCGAGCACTTTAGTCAGTGGCTTATAGAACAGGATATTCAGGACCGCTGCCAGCAGCAAAAACTGAATTGCCATCAGGGGCAGGGTTGCATTAAAATCGAACATTTGCTGTAAACCTCAGCTTCGTTAGTAGGTGAATTTCGTCGTAGAGACGTTCCTGAGAACGCCCCTACGACGACTAAAAACTAGGAGGCGAAGGGGTTAGCAAACAGCAACACGAGCGCGATAACCAGACCGTAGATGGTGAGTGACTCCATGAAAGCCAGGGTCAACAGTAAGGTACCGCGAATCTTGCCCTCTGCTTCAGGTTGCCGAGCAATCCCTTCAACAGCCTGACCAGCAGCATTACCCTGACCGATGCCAGGACCGATGGCAGCCAGACCGATAGCCAGAGCAGCAGCCAGAACCGAAGCGGCAGAAACTAATGGATCCATGGTTGTATTACCTACCTCTAAAAATTAACGAAACTGATGTCTAAGGGTGGACACAGGTTTTTGACCTCATGGGAGGAACTGGTCTCATAAGCGTCTCCACAGAAGTAGGACCAGACCAGCTACGGGCAGTCGCCCTAACTGAGGGGCACCGTTAATGGTGCTCCCCATGCTCTTCACCATGTCCCTCCATTGCCTCTGCGATGTAAGCAGCAGCGAGGGTTGCAAATACCAGTGCCTGAATCGCACTCGTAAACAAACCCAGCAACATCACAGGCAAGGGAATAAAGAGAGGGACAAGGAGTACCAGAACCGCGACAACCAGCTCATCCGCCAGAATGTTTCCAAATAGACGGAAGCTGAGGGAAAGCGGCTTGGTAAAATCTTCCAGAATTGCGATCGGAAGCAAGATGGGCGTGGGCTGAATGTACTTGGCAAAATAGCCCAGACCCCGTTTGCTAAAGCCCGCATAGAAATAAGCCAGGGAAACCAGCAATGCCAGGGCAACCGTTGTATTAATGTCATTGGTTGGTGCAGCCAGTTCTCCCTCCGGTAACTCGATTACCCGCCAGGGAACGAGAGCGCCGGACCAGTTCGAGACAAAAATGAACAGGAAAAGCGTGCCAATAAAAGGAACCCAGGGGCGGTATTCCTTCTCACCAATCTGATTTTTAGTCAGATTCTGGACAAATTCCAGGGCGTACTCCATGAGGTTTTGCATTCCCCTGGGCACTCGCTCAATCTTACGGGTGGCAAGAACGGAGGCAATCAGAAGGAGAGAAATAACAATCCATGAAGTCAGGAACACCTGGCCATGAACTTTCAGATTGCCGATATGCCAGTAAAAGTGGTGACCGACCTCTAACTTGGCAACAAATAG
Proteins encoded in this window:
- a CDS encoding F0F1 ATP synthase subunit B, which gives rise to MGFFVLLAVEAGAISSELAEATGEGGFGLNFNLLETNLINLAIVIGLLVYLGRKFLGGILADRTSTIEAAIRAAEERRKDAAAALAEEQQKLAQAQAEAERIRASAEEAAKAAREAILAQAERDVQRVRETAVQDINTEQERAILELRRRVAALALQRVESQLAGNLNESAQQRLIDRSIATLGGR
- a CDS encoding F0F1 ATP synthase subunit B' yields the protein MFDFNATLPLMAIQFLLLAAVLNILFYKPLTKVLDERNEYIRKNETEARERLAKAEQLAKQYEQELAETRKQYQATIASAQADADKVAAQQVAEAQREAQAQREQVQREIDTQKQAALTSLEGQVDNLSRQILEKLLGAELVG
- the atpE gene encoding ATP synthase F0 subunit C, which encodes MDPLVSAASVLAAALAIGLAAIGPGIGQGNAAGQAVEGIARQPEAEGKIRGTLLLTLAFMESLTIYGLVIALVLLFANPFAS
- the atpB gene encoding F0F1 ATP synthase subunit A; translated protein: MTNLLNLDALFVAKLEVGHHFYWHIGNLKVHGQVFLTSWIVISLLLIASVLATRKIERVPRGMQNLMEYALEFVQNLTKNQIGEKEYRPWVPFIGTLFLFIFVSNWSGALVPWRVIELPEGELAAPTNDINTTVALALLVSLAYFYAGFSKRGLGYFAKYIQPTPILLPIAILEDFTKPLSLSFRLFGNILADELVVAVLVLLVPLFIPLPVMLLGLFTSAIQALVFATLAAAYIAEAMEGHGEEHGEHH